One genomic window of Deltaproteobacteria bacterium HGW-Deltaproteobacteria-6 includes the following:
- a CDS encoding branched-chain amino acid ABC transporter permease: MKKLSFHPCGNYRENYAEELSIFETWFGRCCMGGFLILLFGLAPLFLSSYLLYILNTIGILAIAAIGLNILVGYTGQISLGHGAFFGVGAYAAAILATRLDVPFYLSIPAAGLVTAMIGMIFGIPSGRLKGLYLTIATLAGQIIIEYVLIQWESLTKGTMGITLPGPSILGWDIAGDKAFFFLIFVCLVSMTWFAVNIMRSKYGRAFIAIRDNDRAAEGMGIPIFKYKLLSFAISSFYAGFAGALWAYYMVSITTEPFNLGLSVEFIAMVIIGGMGNIPGAIFGATFITILNEVLRFATGSLMNVGVITSMGLNMAPLREFVFGLAIVLFILLEPKGLAELWRIVRSNFRLWPFSY; encoded by the coding sequence AAATTACGCCGAGGAATTATCCATCTTCGAAACCTGGTTCGGCAGGTGCTGCATGGGCGGCTTTCTGATTCTGCTTTTCGGACTCGCGCCATTATTTTTAAGCTCTTATCTGCTTTACATTTTAAACACCATCGGCATTCTGGCGATTGCCGCGATAGGCCTCAATATCCTCGTTGGCTACACCGGGCAGATCTCTCTGGGGCATGGGGCGTTCTTCGGCGTTGGCGCTTATGCCGCGGCGATCCTGGCGACGCGTCTGGATGTGCCGTTTTACCTGTCCATTCCCGCAGCCGGTCTGGTTACCGCCATGATCGGTATGATCTTCGGTATTCCATCCGGCCGGCTGAAAGGGCTTTATTTGACGATTGCGACGCTCGCCGGGCAAATCATTATTGAATATGTGCTGATTCAGTGGGAAAGCCTCACCAAGGGAACCATGGGCATTACATTGCCCGGCCCCAGTATTCTGGGTTGGGATATTGCAGGCGATAAAGCTTTTTTCTTTTTGATTTTCGTTTGCCTCGTTTCGATGACCTGGTTTGCCGTTAATATCATGCGCAGCAAGTACGGACGGGCGTTTATTGCCATCCGCGACAATGACCGCGCTGCGGAAGGAATGGGAATTCCCATTTTCAAGTATAAACTGCTGTCGTTTGCCATCAGCTCGTTCTATGCCGGATTTGCCGGCGCCCTCTGGGCTTATTACATGGTCAGCATTACCACCGAACCATTCAATCTGGGGCTTTCGGTGGAGTTTATCGCCATGGTTATTATCGGCGGCATGGGCAACATTCCCGGCGCAATTTTCGGCGCGACCTTCATTACCATTCTGAATGAGGTTTTGCGATTCGCGACGGGGTCGCTGATGAACGTTGGTGTGATCACCAGCATGGGGTTGAATATGGCGCCGCTTCGTGAGTTTGTTTTCGGTCTGGCCATTGTCCTGTTCATTCTGCTGGAACCGAAGGGGCTCGCTGAATTGTGGCGGATTGTGCGTTCAAATTTCCGGCTCTGGCCGTTTTCGTATTAG